A window from Halomicrobium urmianum encodes these proteins:
- the pdxT gene encoding pyridoxal 5'-phosphate synthase glutaminase subunit PdxT, with protein MTLTAGVVAVQGDVSEHADAIERAAAAHGEDSEVHEIRTAGTVPDCDVLLLPGGESTTISRQLQREGIAEEIVDHVDAGKPMLATCAGLIVASADAQDDRVDALNLVDVTVERNAFGRQTDSFEAPLDVTGLDEPFPAVFIRAPVITEVYDDVEVLAEWDDQAVAVRDGPVVGTSFHPELTEDSRIHDLAFFESVEV; from the coding sequence ATGACGCTGACAGCGGGCGTCGTCGCCGTCCAAGGCGACGTCTCCGAGCACGCCGACGCCATCGAGCGCGCGGCCGCCGCCCACGGGGAGGACAGCGAGGTCCACGAGATCCGGACCGCGGGGACGGTCCCCGACTGCGACGTCCTGCTCCTGCCGGGCGGCGAGTCAACGACCATCTCCCGCCAACTCCAGCGGGAGGGCATCGCCGAGGAGATCGTCGACCACGTCGACGCCGGCAAGCCCATGCTGGCGACCTGCGCCGGCCTCATCGTCGCCAGCGCCGACGCGCAGGACGACCGCGTCGACGCCCTCAACCTCGTCGACGTCACCGTCGAGCGCAACGCCTTCGGCCGCCAGACGGACAGCTTCGAGGCCCCGCTGGACGTCACCGGACTCGACGAGCCGTTCCCGGCCGTCTTCATCCGCGCTCCCGTCATCACCGAGGTGTACGACGACGTCGAGGTGCTCGCCGAGTGGGACGACCAGGCCGTCGCCGTCCGCGACGGCCCCGTCGTCGGCACTTCCTTCCACCCCGAGCTCACCGAGGACTCCCGAATCCACGACCTGGCGTTCTTCGAGAGCGTGGAAGTGTAA
- a CDS encoding RNA ligase produces the protein MGRDWAAVLDVDVEPADLREHVDLADFRGHEYELLPDQRHGVERGTVFLDGAVVRGYPSVSRTLVLDPGLTNYFEDRLIVEEKLDGSNVRVTRAPDEWAESVLALTRSGYVCPYATHLAAECEEMGDFLADRPDHVLCCELVGADTPYTDHDYPEVDGADLFVFDVRERASGEPLSVPERRRLCEGYGLRQVPAFGTYDSGAAVGAVRRAVADLDRRGREGVVLQSLSGRHQLKYTTSAIHRSDLAHAFSMPFDYGRQFVFSRLIREAFQTVEFEDDDEAARERARALGESILLPMVEAIRDVRAGEPVGESHEVRGDPEAIEDLLAHFRDQGIALSVERDERTDGDRVVAFTKVAERTRDKTEYYLAGGTRDE, from the coding sequence ATGGGCCGTGACTGGGCGGCCGTTCTCGACGTCGACGTCGAGCCGGCGGACCTCCGCGAACACGTCGACCTGGCCGATTTCCGGGGGCACGAGTACGAGCTACTGCCCGATCAGCGCCACGGGGTCGAGCGCGGAACGGTCTTCCTCGACGGGGCGGTGGTCCGCGGCTATCCCTCGGTCTCGCGGACGCTCGTGCTGGACCCCGGCCTCACCAACTACTTCGAGGACCGCCTGATCGTCGAGGAGAAACTCGACGGCTCGAACGTCCGGGTCACGCGCGCGCCGGACGAGTGGGCGGAGTCGGTGCTGGCGCTGACCCGAAGCGGCTACGTCTGCCCGTACGCGACGCACCTCGCGGCCGAGTGCGAGGAGATGGGTGACTTCCTCGCGGACCGTCCCGATCACGTCCTCTGCTGTGAACTCGTCGGGGCGGACACGCCCTACACCGATCACGACTACCCGGAGGTCGACGGCGCGGACCTGTTCGTCTTCGACGTCCGCGAGCGGGCGTCGGGCGAGCCCCTGTCCGTCCCGGAGCGCCGTCGGCTCTGCGAGGGGTACGGGCTCCGGCAGGTCCCGGCCTTCGGCACGTACGATTCCGGCGCGGCCGTCGGCGCGGTCCGGCGTGCCGTCGCAGACCTGGACCGGCGCGGTCGGGAGGGCGTCGTGCTGCAGTCGCTGTCCGGCCGTCACCAACTGAAGTACACCACCAGCGCGATCCACCGCTCTGATCTGGCGCACGCCTTCTCCATGCCCTTCGACTACGGCCGCCAGTTCGTGTTCTCGCGGCTGATCCGGGAGGCGTTCCAGACCGTCGAGTTCGAGGACGACGACGAGGCCGCCCGCGAGCGAGCCCGGGCGCTCGGCGAATCGATCCTCCTGCCCATGGTCGAGGCCATCCGAGACGTGCGAGCGGGCGAACCCGTCGGCGAGTCCCACGAGGTGCGCGGCGACCCCGAAGCGATCGAGGACCTCCTGGCGCACTTCCGGGACCAAGGGATCGCCCTCTCCGTGGAGCGCGACGAGCGGACCGACGGCGACCGTGTCGTCGCGTTCACGAAGGTCGCCGAACGGACGCGAGACAAGACTGAGTACTACCTCGCGGGCGGGACGAGAGACGAGTAG
- a CDS encoding riboflavin synthase, translating into MFTGIVEETGEVTDVTETGDGRRLRIATDFGDLSEGDSISVAGVCLTVEDHEPGEWFSVFLAEETVDRTYLGEVGTGDELNLERAMPADGRFDGHVVQGHVDGTAELLAVEEVGEDWRFRFSLPADLERYVVEKGSITVDGISLTVADRTGDAFAVAIVPTTYDLTTLSEKAVGDPVHLEVDVIAKYVERMV; encoded by the coding sequence ATGTTCACCGGGATCGTCGAGGAGACGGGCGAGGTGACCGACGTGACGGAGACCGGCGATGGGCGTCGACTCCGGATCGCGACCGACTTCGGGGACCTGTCAGAGGGGGACTCGATCAGCGTGGCCGGCGTCTGTCTGACCGTCGAGGACCACGAGCCCGGCGAGTGGTTCTCCGTGTTCCTCGCCGAGGAAACCGTCGACCGGACGTACCTAGGGGAGGTGGGCACCGGAGACGAACTCAACCTCGAGCGGGCGATGCCGGCCGACGGGCGCTTCGACGGCCACGTCGTCCAGGGGCACGTCGACGGTACAGCGGAACTGCTGGCCGTCGAGGAGGTCGGCGAGGACTGGCGCTTCCGGTTCTCGCTGCCGGCCGACCTGGAGCGGTACGTCGTCGAGAAGGGCTCGATCACGGTCGACGGCATCAGCCTGACCGTCGCCGACCGCACCGGGGACGCCTTCGCCGTCGCTATCGTCCCGACGACCTACGACCTGACGACCCTCTCGGAGAAGGCGGTCGGCGACCCCGTCCACCTGGAAGTCGACGTGATCGCGAAGTACGTCGAGCGGATGGTCTAG
- a CDS encoding PrsW family intramembrane metalloprotease has protein sequence MAPRRRDPVEARSDGSDDLYEVADWEVRSRVDWLAYWLYRALVVVAKGVVIVAAFGILLAQFVLGGLGAVTDPVVGAFTLLSAVPALLLAAYVWHADVTTSEPLWLLVVTFLLGVLLAGFAGVANEYVGGPIRDAVPLLGPLLFFFLVVGPVEETVKLLAVRLVAYRSPRFDAVIDGAVYGAVAGLGFATIENALYITRTTGATISAADAIGQAGGITFVRSLAGPGHVIYSAFAGYYLGLAKFNPDDAGPIVLKGLLIAAVIHGTYNTLAGVAPAVLVGLYGLSPFGALFVFVLVFDGLFGLVLLRKLSAYEHAYVQTGSVSDDLTPERTEFDP, from the coding sequence ATGGCACCGAGACGGCGGGACCCCGTCGAGGCCCGCAGCGACGGGAGCGACGACCTCTACGAGGTCGCGGACTGGGAGGTCAGGTCGCGCGTCGACTGGCTCGCCTACTGGCTGTACCGCGCGCTCGTCGTCGTCGCGAAGGGCGTCGTGATCGTAGCGGCGTTCGGCATCCTGCTGGCCCAGTTCGTCCTCGGCGGGCTCGGTGCGGTGACGGATCCCGTCGTCGGCGCCTTCACGCTGCTGTCGGCGGTCCCCGCCCTCCTGCTCGCGGCGTACGTCTGGCACGCGGACGTGACCACCTCGGAGCCCCTGTGGCTGCTGGTCGTCACGTTCCTGCTGGGCGTGCTCCTGGCGGGGTTCGCCGGCGTCGCCAACGAGTACGTCGGGGGACCGATCAGGGACGCCGTGCCGCTGCTGGGGCCGCTGCTCTTCTTCTTCCTCGTGGTGGGGCCCGTTGAGGAGACGGTGAAGCTACTGGCCGTGCGGCTGGTGGCCTACCGGAGCCCGCGGTTCGACGCCGTCATCGACGGGGCGGTGTACGGCGCCGTCGCGGGGCTGGGCTTCGCCACCATCGAGAACGCGCTGTACATCACGCGCACCACGGGCGCGACGATCTCGGCGGCGGACGCCATCGGCCAGGCCGGCGGGATCACGTTCGTCCGCTCGCTGGCGGGGCCGGGCCACGTCATCTACTCGGCGTTCGCCGGCTACTACCTCGGGCTGGCGAAGTTCAACCCCGACGACGCCGGCCCGATCGTGCTTAAGGGACTCCTGATCGCCGCCGTGATCCACGGCACCTACAACACGCTGGCCGGCGTCGCCCCCGCCGTCCTCGTCGGCCTCTACGGGCTGTCGCCGTTCGGCGCGCTGTTCGTGTTCGTGCTCGTCTTCGACGGCCTGTTCGGGCTCGTCCTCCTCCGGAAGCTCTCGGCCTACGAACACGCGTACGTGCAGACCGGGTCGGTCTCGGACGATCTGACGCCCGAGCGCACGGAGTTCGATCCCTAG
- a CDS encoding DUF7533 family protein has product MARGILETFGLAGSVLLAAPPALFGAQRLVDGDALLGGGFLALATLMILVPQYAKTPDDVVVGTVERGVGWIVDSDDE; this is encoded by the coding sequence GTGGCACGAGGCATCCTCGAGACGTTCGGCCTCGCGGGATCCGTCCTGCTGGCTGCGCCGCCGGCGCTGTTCGGCGCCCAGCGGCTGGTCGACGGGGACGCGCTGCTGGGCGGGGGTTTTCTCGCCCTCGCGACGCTGATGATCCTCGTCCCGCAGTACGCGAAGACGCCCGACGACGTCGTCGTCGGGACGGTCGAGCGCGGGGTCGGGTGGATCGTCGACAGCGACGACGAGTAG
- a CDS encoding non-histone chromosomal MC1 family protein — MARDKDKRNFALRTEDGDETSVFSGGTPRQAALKAARRLDPADSEEDANPEELRLREKGTHKVHIYEGWAWEEEAPSDKPDWMPGDITKGNVSKQGVEHLDEI, encoded by the coding sequence ATGGCACGCGACAAGGACAAGCGCAATTTCGCGCTCCGAACCGAGGACGGTGACGAAACGAGCGTCTTCTCCGGTGGGACGCCGCGGCAGGCAGCACTGAAGGCAGCCCGCCGACTGGACCCCGCCGACAGCGAGGAAGACGCGAATCCGGAGGAACTACGCCTCCGTGAGAAGGGAACCCACAAGGTCCACATCTACGAAGGCTGGGCCTGGGAGGAAGAGGCACCCAGCGACAAGCCGGACTGGATGCCGGGCGACATCACCAAGGGCAACGTCTCGAAGCAGGGCGTCGAACACCTGGACGAGATCTAG
- a CDS encoding DUF5789 family protein, protein MPEKVKLNELNEVFGRFQYPVVRDDLAAQLDDVVLRYADGEEELQAVLDRVDDQKFDSRDELENSIYNALPTEAVGEPGQSEGEG, encoded by the coding sequence ATGCCCGAGAAGGTCAAACTCAACGAACTCAACGAGGTCTTCGGCCGCTTCCAGTATCCGGTAGTACGCGACGACCTGGCGGCCCAGTTGGACGACGTCGTCCTGCGTTACGCCGATGGCGAGGAGGAACTGCAGGCCGTCCTCGATCGCGTCGACGACCAGAAGTTCGACAGCCGGGACGAGCTCGAGAACTCCATCTACAACGCCCTGCCGACGGAGGCCGTCGGCGAACCCGGACAGTCGGAAGGCGAGGGGTGA
- a CDS encoding ASCH domain-containing protein: MAEIDASEILPNEHLQQMVAEGRVTQLHRGHRYADEGDVFEIEGERFEVTDVTDRTLGNLTDEDAQREGSEDLDAYRERLRRVHGDFEWDPESDVVRHRFEPVAGSD; the protein is encoded by the coding sequence ATGGCCGAGATCGACGCGAGCGAGATTCTGCCGAACGAGCACCTCCAGCAGATGGTCGCCGAGGGGCGGGTCACGCAGCTGCACCGCGGCCACCGGTACGCCGATGAGGGCGACGTCTTCGAGATAGAGGGCGAGCGCTTCGAGGTGACCGACGTCACCGACCGCACGCTTGGCAACCTGACCGACGAGGACGCCCAGCGGGAGGGCTCGGAGGATCTGGACGCTTACCGGGAGCGCCTCCGGCGCGTCCACGGCGACTTCGAGTGGGACCCCGAGAGCGACGTCGTCCGGCACCGGTTCGAACCAGTCGCGGGGAGCGACTGA
- a CDS encoding DUF5518 domain-containing protein codes for MTDWRAVLWGFVAGIVLGLFAFAIPVVGHVGAGLIAGGVAGYLAGGGLGSGAWHGLLAGALDGIALALLFAPVGAVLGGLGAGPVGGLVGGFGVVAVGVLIALVFAVDSAIGGAIGALFA; via the coding sequence ATGACAGACTGGCGCGCCGTACTCTGGGGATTCGTCGCCGGCATCGTACTCGGGCTGTTCGCGTTCGCCATCCCGGTGGTCGGCCACGTCGGCGCGGGGCTGATCGCCGGCGGCGTCGCGGGCTACCTGGCCGGGGGCGGGCTCGGGAGCGGCGCCTGGCACGGCTTGCTCGCCGGGGCACTGGACGGGATCGCCCTCGCACTGCTGTTCGCGCCGGTCGGTGCGGTGCTGGGCGGTCTCGGCGCCGGCCCGGTCGGCGGGCTGGTCGGCGGGTTCGGCGTCGTCGCGGTCGGCGTCCTGATCGCACTGGTCTTCGCCGTCGACAGCGCCATCGGGGGCGCAATCGGCGCGCTGTTCGCCTGA
- a CDS encoding NOG1 family protein: MSHPFEDLPTTPTSEEVIDKAFSRAARAGRAKSGLEAQQSMLQTAANIVSDNLENAVTAWPDIDTLHPFYVELADAIVTSNVEGEGGVDALRQHLSEVTWASRKAKEIESEYQGRLRGDADTARKLRKQAFARIADVVEEIEDDLAGVAEARDALRDLPDIRPDEPAIVVAGYPNVGKSSFVNAVTNARGDTASYPFTTTQIDVGHVERDHITYQLVDTPGLLDRRPEERNDIESQAVSALEHLADAVLVLVDASGECGYPLEVQLELRDDVVDRFDVPVLTVCNKSDRSTDVEADHYMSVTEDDNVDGVLDAAIDAVGYEPELPFDGE, from the coding sequence ATGAGCCACCCCTTCGAGGATCTCCCCACCACGCCGACGTCGGAGGAGGTCATCGACAAGGCCTTCTCGCGGGCCGCCCGCGCCGGCCGCGCGAAGTCCGGCCTCGAGGCCCAGCAGTCGATGCTCCAGACGGCCGCCAACATCGTCTCCGACAACCTGGAGAACGCCGTCACCGCCTGGCCAGACATCGACACGCTGCACCCCTTCTACGTCGAACTGGCGGACGCCATCGTCACGAGCAACGTCGAGGGCGAGGGCGGCGTCGACGCCCTGCGTCAGCACCTCTCGGAGGTCACCTGGGCCTCCCGCAAGGCCAAGGAGATCGAGAGCGAGTACCAGGGCCGCCTGCGTGGCGACGCCGACACCGCCCGCAAGCTCCGCAAGCAGGCCTTCGCTCGCATCGCCGACGTCGTCGAGGAGATCGAAGATGACCTCGCCGGCGTCGCCGAGGCGCGAGACGCGCTGCGTGACCTCCCCGACATCCGCCCCGACGAGCCCGCTATCGTCGTCGCCGGCTACCCCAACGTCGGCAAGTCCTCGTTCGTCAACGCGGTCACCAACGCCCGCGGGGACACCGCCAGCTACCCGTTCACGACCACGCAGATCGACGTCGGCCACGTCGAGCGCGATCACATCACCTACCAGCTCGTGGACACGCCAGGCCTGCTGGACCGCCGGCCCGAGGAGCGCAACGACATCGAGTCCCAGGCCGTCAGCGCCCTGGAGCACCTCGCCGACGCCGTGCTCGTTCTCGTCGACGCCAGCGGGGAGTGTGGCTACCCCCTCGAGGTCCAGTTGGAGCTCCGCGACGACGTCGTCGACCGCTTCGACGTCCCCGTCCTGACCGTCTGCAACAAGTCCGACCGCTCCACCGATGTCGAGGCCGACCACTACATGAGCGTCACCGAAGACGACAACGTGGACGGCGTCCTCGACGCCGCCATCGACGCCGTCGGCTACGAACCCGAACTCCCGTTCGACGGCGAGTGA
- the hisE gene encoding phosphoribosyl-ATP diphosphatase: MTDADADEILEELFDVVEQRRADLPEDSYTASLFTHEKGENAVLEKLGEETTELLLAAKDDDREEIAHESADIVYHMLVLLAMKDMDLDDLREELAERR; this comes from the coding sequence ATGACCGACGCCGACGCGGACGAGATTCTCGAGGAGTTGTTCGACGTCGTCGAGCAGCGCAGGGCCGACCTGCCGGAGGACTCCTACACGGCATCGCTGTTCACCCACGAGAAGGGCGAGAACGCCGTGCTGGAGAAGCTCGGCGAAGAGACGACGGAGCTCCTGCTGGCCGCGAAGGACGACGACCGCGAGGAGATCGCCCACGAATCCGCCGACATCGTCTACCACATGCTCGTGCTGCTGGCGATGAAGGACATGGATCTCGACGATCTGCGTGAAGAATTGGCGGAGCGACGATAG
- the pheT gene encoding phenylalanine--tRNA ligase subunit beta has product MPVVDVDPDELRRLTGKAEKDDDELRSDLFSLGLEFEGRTEDDEFQLEFAPDRLDRLSVEGIARSLRYHYGEDRGVYIPNTNEPEWTIEVEDQPEERPYVTGAVVRGLDLDERSLESLIQLQEKLHATMGRQRAKGAIGVHDLTMLKGEAAVDGSGKSIRYTSVDPDEERFVPLDSDQEMTPAEVLEEHETGEKFADLVAEMDRVPAIYDGIGLFSFPPVINGRRTEVTTDSRDLFVEMTGTDQWTVDHMLNIVCYALEARGGQVERVEVEYGTDAPGDYAGRTLDRPDFAVRTKTVTHDRIESVLGVELDPEAVVDYAERAGLDAEADGTGSLYEVEIPPYRVDVLHPLDVIDDIGRALGFNDLEPRYPDVSTVGGRHERSRLEDAARDALVGLGFEDLLNFHMISEEENFERMNLPASGEREGDVLGATDPVTIREPYSEDYTMLRTWALPSIMMVLENNTHRAYPQDLVEIGLAAHVDESENTGVAERQTVAGALARTDASYEDAKARLQAIAEAFGTDLETPPTEHPTFIDGRAAEVVLDGESVGVVGEVHPKVLVEHDLELPVAAFEFRLDGLE; this is encoded by the coding sequence ATGCCCGTCGTCGACGTCGACCCCGACGAGCTGCGCCGTCTGACCGGCAAGGCGGAGAAGGACGACGACGAACTCCGCAGCGACCTGTTCTCGCTGGGCCTGGAGTTCGAGGGCCGGACCGAGGACGACGAGTTCCAGCTGGAGTTCGCGCCCGACCGCCTCGACCGCCTCTCCGTCGAGGGCATCGCCCGCTCGCTGCGCTACCACTACGGCGAGGACCGGGGCGTCTATATCCCCAACACGAACGAGCCGGAGTGGACGATCGAGGTAGAGGACCAGCCCGAGGAGCGGCCCTACGTGACGGGCGCTGTCGTCCGGGGGCTCGACCTCGACGAGCGCTCGTTGGAGTCGCTCATCCAACTCCAGGAGAAACTCCACGCGACGATGGGCCGCCAGCGCGCCAAGGGCGCCATCGGCGTCCACGACCTGACGATGCTGAAAGGCGAGGCGGCCGTGGACGGGAGCGGGAAGTCCATCCGCTACACCAGCGTCGACCCCGACGAGGAGCGGTTCGTCCCGCTCGACAGCGACCAGGAGATGACGCCCGCCGAGGTGCTGGAAGAGCACGAGACCGGCGAGAAGTTCGCCGACCTCGTGGCCGAGATGGACCGCGTGCCCGCCATCTACGACGGCATCGGTCTGTTCTCGTTCCCGCCGGTGATCAACGGCCGCCGGACGGAGGTCACCACGGACTCGCGGGACCTCTTCGTCGAGATGACCGGCACCGACCAGTGGACGGTCGACCACATGCTGAACATCGTCTGCTACGCGCTCGAGGCGCGGGGCGGCCAGGTCGAGCGCGTCGAAGTGGAGTACGGGACCGACGCCCCCGGCGACTACGCCGGCCGCACGCTGGACCGGCCCGACTTCGCGGTCAGGACCAAGACGGTCACCCACGACCGGATCGAGTCCGTCCTCGGCGTCGAACTGGATCCCGAGGCGGTCGTCGACTACGCCGAGCGGGCCGGCCTCGACGCAGAGGCCGACGGCACTGGCAGCCTCTACGAGGTGGAGATCCCGCCCTACCGCGTGGACGTCCTCCACCCGCTGGACGTCATCGACGACATCGGGCGCGCGCTCGGGTTCAACGACCTCGAACCGCGCTACCCCGACGTCTCCACGGTCGGCGGCCGTCACGAGCGCTCCCGGCTGGAGGACGCCGCCCGCGACGCGCTGGTCGGCCTGGGCTTCGAGGACCTGCTGAACTTCCACATGATCAGCGAGGAAGAGAACTTCGAGCGGATGAACCTCCCCGCGTCCGGCGAGAGAGAGGGTGACGTCCTCGGCGCCACCGACCCGGTCACCATCCGCGAGCCCTACAGCGAGGACTACACCATGCTCCGGACGTGGGCGCTGCCCTCCATTATGATGGTCCTGGAGAACAACACCCACCGCGCCTACCCGCAGGACCTCGTGGAGATCGGCCTCGCCGCACACGTCGACGAGTCGGAGAACACCGGCGTCGCCGAGCGCCAGACGGTCGCGGGCGCACTCGCTCGCACGGACGCCTCCTACGAGGACGCCAAGGCGCGCCTCCAGGCCATCGCCGAGGCCTTCGGGACGGACCTCGAGACGCCGCCGACCGAGCACCCGACGTTCATCGACGGCCGCGCCGCCGAGGTCGTCCTCGACGGCGAGTCCGTCGGCGTCGTCGGCGAGGTCCACCCGAAGGTGCTCGTCGAGCACGATCTAGAGTTGCCCGTCGCGGCCTTCGAGTTCCGGCTGGACGGGCTAGAGTAG
- a CDS encoding quinone-dependent dihydroorotate dehydrogenase → MNGYDLIRPLLFSLPAETAHGIVHGLLRASDGTPVESAMARRYRVRDPRLAVEAFDREFPNPVGVAAGFDKNAEVPGPLAALGFGFVEVGGVTAEPQTGNPRPRMFRLREDGAIINRMGLNNDGADVVGERLAGVDAPVPVGVNVAKSEHVGGADAPADYRYTYERVAEGGDFFVVNVSCPNSQGFEELQNRESMAAIVEALRDAGAAPLLIKLSPDLPEPAVEDALAIVREYELEGVVATNTTTERPASLRSENRAETGGLSGKPLEDEATRMVRFVAERVDVPVVGVGGVSSAEGAYRKIRAGASLVQLYTALVYEGPSLAREINEGLLELLERDGFDSVEDAVGADLE, encoded by the coding sequence ATGAACGGCTACGATCTGATACGACCGCTTCTCTTCTCGCTCCCGGCCGAGACGGCACACGGGATCGTCCACGGCCTGCTCCGCGCATCGGACGGTACGCCGGTCGAGTCGGCGATGGCCCGACGGTACCGCGTCCGGGACCCCCGCCTCGCTGTCGAGGCCTTCGACCGAGAGTTCCCCAACCCCGTCGGCGTCGCGGCCGGGTTCGACAAGAACGCCGAGGTCCCCGGTCCGCTCGCGGCGCTGGGCTTCGGTTTCGTCGAGGTCGGCGGCGTGACGGCCGAGCCCCAGACCGGCAATCCCCGACCGCGGATGTTCCGCCTCCGCGAGGACGGCGCCATCATCAACCGGATGGGCCTGAACAACGACGGCGCCGACGTCGTCGGCGAGCGCCTCGCCGGGGTCGACGCGCCGGTCCCAGTGGGCGTCAACGTCGCCAAGAGCGAGCACGTCGGCGGGGCCGACGCTCCGGCGGACTACCGATACACCTACGAGCGCGTCGCCGAGGGAGGGGACTTCTTCGTCGTCAACGTCTCCTGCCCGAACTCACAGGGGTTCGAGGAGCTCCAGAACAGGGAGTCGATGGCGGCCATCGTCGAGGCGCTGCGGGACGCGGGCGCCGCCCCTCTCCTGATCAAGCTCTCGCCGGACCTGCCCGAGCCCGCCGTCGAGGACGCGCTGGCCATCGTCCGCGAGTACGAGCTCGAGGGCGTCGTCGCCACCAACACGACGACCGAGCGACCGGCCTCGCTGCGCAGCGAGAACCGCGCGGAGACCGGCGGGCTCTCCGGGAAGCCCCTCGAGGACGAGGCCACGCGGATGGTCCGGTTCGTCGCCGAGCGCGTCGACGTCCCCGTCGTCGGCGTCGGCGGCGTCTCCTCCGCGGAGGGCGCGTACCGGAAGATCCGTGCCGGCGCGTCGCTCGTCCAGTTGTACACTGCCCTCGTCTACGAGGGGCCTTCCCTGGCCCGGGAGATCAACGAGGGCCTGCTGGAGCTACTGGAGCGAGACGGCTTCGACTCGGTCGAGGACGCCGTCGGGGCGGACCTCGAATAG
- a CDS encoding RNA ligase partner protein yields the protein MAEHPLKQRFVLDTSVFLTPEIREDEETVEDACLRLLDLVAEAKLAHNISCYMPPSIDEELTTMLRDRDVDEAVFEKLDTWVITKAPARFEVMIPAEMVYEFVDEMSDRVNRGLRVSEKAVRKAEESRAEQLEDHDHMTGVDKVISELRDEYRDALRQGVLDSREDFDLLILARELDAGVVTEDQGIINWAEDFGLRYLKGRNFPSLLEEYLTAGERERWKARGEGDR from the coding sequence ATGGCCGAGCATCCGCTGAAACAGCGGTTCGTCCTCGACACGTCCGTGTTCCTGACCCCGGAGATCCGCGAGGACGAGGAAACCGTCGAGGACGCCTGCCTGCGGCTGCTGGACCTGGTGGCGGAGGCCAAGCTCGCACACAACATCTCCTGCTACATGCCGCCCTCCATCGACGAGGAGCTGACGACGATGCTCCGGGACCGCGACGTCGACGAGGCCGTCTTCGAGAAGCTCGACACGTGGGTCATCACGAAGGCGCCCGCTCGCTTCGAGGTGATGATTCCCGCGGAGATGGTCTACGAGTTCGTCGACGAGATGTCCGACCGCGTCAACCGCGGCCTGCGCGTCTCCGAGAAGGCCGTCCGCAAGGCCGAGGAGTCCCGCGCCGAGCAGCTGGAGGACCACGACCACATGACCGGCGTCGACAAGGTCATCTCCGAACTGCGCGACGAGTACCGCGACGCGCTCCGGCAGGGCGTCCTAGATTCGCGGGAGGACTTCGACCTGCTGATCCTCGCCCGAGAACTGGACGCCGGCGTCGTCACCGAGGATCAGGGGATCATCAACTGGGCCGAGGACTTCGGCCTGCGCTACCTGAAGGGACGGAACTTCCCGTCGCTGCTCGAGGAGTACCTGACCGCGGGGGAGCGCGAGCGGTGGAAGGCACGGGGCGAAGGCGACCGCTAG